In Kogia breviceps isolate mKogBre1 chromosome 19, mKogBre1 haplotype 1, whole genome shotgun sequence, a single genomic region encodes these proteins:
- the EXOC7 gene encoding exocyst complex component 7 isoform X8, with the protein MIPPQEASARRREIEDKLKQEEETLSFIRDSLEKSDQLTKNMVSILSSFESRLMKLENSIIPVHKQTETLQRLQENVEKTLSCLDHVISYYHVASDTEKIIREGPTGRLEEYLGSMAKIQKAVEYFQDNSPDSPELNKVKLLFERGKESLESEFRSLMTRHSKVVSPVLLVDLISGEDDLEVQEEAPLEHLPESVLQDVIRISRWLVEYGRNQDFMNVYYQIRSSQLDRSIKGLKEHFRKSSSSSGVPYSPAVPNKRKDTPTKKPVKRPGHEHDFRVKHLSEALNDKHGPLAGRDDMLDVETDAYIHCVSAFVKLAQSEYQLLTDVIPEHHQKKTFDSLIQDALDGLMLEGENIVAAARKAIIRHDFSAVLTVFPILRHLKQTKPEFDQVLQGTAAGTKNKLPGLITAMETVGAKALEDFADNIKNDPDKEYNMPKDGTVHELTSNAILFLQQLLDFQETAGAMLASQETSSSATSYSSEFSKRLLSTYICKVLGNLQLNLLSKSKVYEDPALSAIFLHNNYNYILKALEKSELIQLVAVTQKTAERSYREHVEQQIQTYQRSWLKVTDYIAEKNLPVFQPGVKLRDKERQMIKERFKGFNDGLEELCKIQKAWAIPDTEQRDKIRQAQKNIVKETYGAFLHRYGSVPFTKNPEKYIKYRVEQVGDMIDRLFDTSA; encoded by the exons ATGATTCCCCCGCAGGAGGCGTCCGCCCGGCGGCGGGAGATCGAGGACAAGCTGAAGCAg GAGGAGGAGACGCTGTCCTTCATCCGAGACAGCCTGGAGAAGAGCGACCAGCTCACCAAGAACATG GTGTCTATCCTGTCATCCTTTGAGAGTCGCCTTATGAAGCTGGAGAACTCCATCATCCCTGTGCACAAACAGACGGAGACCCTGCAGCGGCTGCAGGAGAATGTTGAGAAGACTCTGTCCTGTCTGGACCACGTTATCAGCTACTACCATGTGGCCAGTGACACCGAGAAGATCATCAGGGAGGG CCCCACAGGTAGACTGGAAGAGTACCTGGGAAGCATGGCCAAGATTCAGAAGGCTGTGGAGTATTTCCAGGACAACAGCCCAGACAGCCCAGAGCTCAACAAAGTG AAACTGCTGTTTGAGCGGGGGAAGGAGTCGCTGGAGTCCGAGTTCCGCAGCCTGATGACCCGGCACAGCAAGGTCGTGTCCCCTGTGCTCCTCGTGGATCTGATCAGCGGTGAGGACGACCTGGAAGTACAGGAGGAGGCGCCCCTAGAGCATCTGCCTGAGAGTGTGCTGCAGGACGTGATCCGCATCTCCCGCTGGCTGGTGGAATATGGCCGCAACCAAG ACTTCATGAACGTCTACTACCAGATCCGCTCCAGCCAGCTGGACCGCTCCATCAAAGGCCTGAAGGAGCACTTCCGGAAGAGCAGTTCTTCGTCTGGGGTCCCCTACTCCCCTGCTGTCCCCAACAAGAGGAAGGACACACCTACCAAGAAGCCGGTCAAGCGGCCAG GTCACGAGCATGATTTCCGAGTTAAGCACCTGTCCGAGGCCCTGAACGACAAGCACGGGCCACTGGCCG GGAGAGATGACATGCTGGACGTGGAGACCGACGCCTACATTCACTGCGTCAGTGCCTTTGTCAAGCTGGCCCAGAGCGAGTACCAGCTGCTGACGGACGTCATCCCTGAGCACCATCAGAAAAAGACCTTTGACTCTTTGATACag GATGCCCTGGACGGGCTGATGCTTGAAGGGGAGAACATTGTGGCTGCTGCCCGGAAGGCCATCATCCGACACGACTTCTCGGCCGTGCTTACCGTCTTCCCCATCCTGCGGCACCTCAAGCAGACCAAGCCTGAGTTTGACCAGGTGCTCCAG GGGACGGCCGCCGGCACCAAGAACAAGCTGCCCGGCCTCATCACCGCCATGGAGACCGTTGGAGCCAAAGCGCTGGAGGACTTCGCTGACAACATCAAg AACGACCCGGACAAGGAGTACAACATGCCCAAGGACGGCACTGTGCACGAGCTCACGAGCAAC GCTATCCTCTTCCTGCAGCAGCTCCTGGACTTCCAGGAGACGGCGGGCGCCATGCTGGCCTCCCAAG AGACCAGTTCCTCGGCCACCAGCTACAGCTCCGAGTTCAGCAAGCGCCTCCTGAGCACCTACATCT GTAAAGTCCTGGGCAACCTGCAGCTGAACTTGCTGAGCAAGTCCAAGGTGTACGAGGACCCTGCTCTGAGCGCCATCTTCCTGCACAACAACTACAATTACATCCTCAAGGCCCTGGAGAA gTCTGAGCTGATCCAGCTGGTGGCCGTGACCCAGAAGACTGCCGAGCGCTCCTACCGCGAGCACGTCGAGCAGCAGATCCAGACTTACCAGCGCAG TTGGCTAAAGGTGACTGACTACATTGCTGAGAAGAATCTACCTGTGTTCCAACCCGGAGTCAAG CTTCGCGACAAGGAGCGGCAGATGATCAAGGAGCGTTTTAAG GGCTTCAACGATGGCCTGGAAGAACTGTGCAAGATACAGAAGGCCTGGGCTATTCCCGACACGGAGCAAAGGGACAAGATCCGCCAAGCCCAGAAAAACATTGTTAAGGAGACCTACGGGGCCTTTCTGCACAG GTATGGCAGCGTGCCCTTCACCAAGAATCCTGAGAAGTACATCAAGTACCGTGTAGAGCAGGTGGGCGACATGATCGATCGCCTCTTCGACACCTCCGCctga
- the EXOC7 gene encoding exocyst complex component 7 isoform X10: MIPPQEASARRREIEDKLKQEEETLSFIRDSLEKSDQLTKNMVSILSSFESRLMKLENSIIPVHKQTETLQRLQENVEKTLSCLDHVISYYHVASDTEKIIREGPTGRLEEYLGSMAKIQKAVEYFQDNSPDSPELNKVKLLFERGKESLESEFRSLMTRHSKVVSPVLLVDLISGEDDLEVQEEAPLEHLPESVLQDVIRISRWLVEYGRNQDFMNVYYQIRSSQLDRSIKGLKEHFRKSSSSSGVPYSPAVPNKRKDTPTKKPVKRPGRDDMLDVETDAYIHCVSAFVKLAQSEYQLLTDVIPEHHQKKTFDSLIQDALDGLMLEGENIVAAARKAIIRHDFSAVLTVFPILRHLKQTKPEFDQVLQGTAAGTKNKLPGLITAMETVGAKALEDFADNIKNDPDKEYNMPKDGTVHELTSNAILFLQQLLDFQETAGAMLASQETSSSATSYSSEFSKRLLSTYICKVLGNLQLNLLSKSKVYEDPALSAIFLHNNYNYILKALEKSELIQLVAVTQKTAERSYREHVEQQIQTYQRSWLKVTDYIAEKNLPVFQPGVKLRDKERQMIKERFKGFNDGLEELCKIQKAWAIPDTEQRDKIRQAQKNIVKETYGAFLHRYGSVPFTKNPEKYIKYRVEQVGDMIDRLFDTSA; encoded by the exons ATGATTCCCCCGCAGGAGGCGTCCGCCCGGCGGCGGGAGATCGAGGACAAGCTGAAGCAg GAGGAGGAGACGCTGTCCTTCATCCGAGACAGCCTGGAGAAGAGCGACCAGCTCACCAAGAACATG GTGTCTATCCTGTCATCCTTTGAGAGTCGCCTTATGAAGCTGGAGAACTCCATCATCCCTGTGCACAAACAGACGGAGACCCTGCAGCGGCTGCAGGAGAATGTTGAGAAGACTCTGTCCTGTCTGGACCACGTTATCAGCTACTACCATGTGGCCAGTGACACCGAGAAGATCATCAGGGAGGG CCCCACAGGTAGACTGGAAGAGTACCTGGGAAGCATGGCCAAGATTCAGAAGGCTGTGGAGTATTTCCAGGACAACAGCCCAGACAGCCCAGAGCTCAACAAAGTG AAACTGCTGTTTGAGCGGGGGAAGGAGTCGCTGGAGTCCGAGTTCCGCAGCCTGATGACCCGGCACAGCAAGGTCGTGTCCCCTGTGCTCCTCGTGGATCTGATCAGCGGTGAGGACGACCTGGAAGTACAGGAGGAGGCGCCCCTAGAGCATCTGCCTGAGAGTGTGCTGCAGGACGTGATCCGCATCTCCCGCTGGCTGGTGGAATATGGCCGCAACCAAG ACTTCATGAACGTCTACTACCAGATCCGCTCCAGCCAGCTGGACCGCTCCATCAAAGGCCTGAAGGAGCACTTCCGGAAGAGCAGTTCTTCGTCTGGGGTCCCCTACTCCCCTGCTGTCCCCAACAAGAGGAAGGACACACCTACCAAGAAGCCGGTCAAGCGGCCAG GGAGAGATGACATGCTGGACGTGGAGACCGACGCCTACATTCACTGCGTCAGTGCCTTTGTCAAGCTGGCCCAGAGCGAGTACCAGCTGCTGACGGACGTCATCCCTGAGCACCATCAGAAAAAGACCTTTGACTCTTTGATACag GATGCCCTGGACGGGCTGATGCTTGAAGGGGAGAACATTGTGGCTGCTGCCCGGAAGGCCATCATCCGACACGACTTCTCGGCCGTGCTTACCGTCTTCCCCATCCTGCGGCACCTCAAGCAGACCAAGCCTGAGTTTGACCAGGTGCTCCAG GGGACGGCCGCCGGCACCAAGAACAAGCTGCCCGGCCTCATCACCGCCATGGAGACCGTTGGAGCCAAAGCGCTGGAGGACTTCGCTGACAACATCAAg AACGACCCGGACAAGGAGTACAACATGCCCAAGGACGGCACTGTGCACGAGCTCACGAGCAAC GCTATCCTCTTCCTGCAGCAGCTCCTGGACTTCCAGGAGACGGCGGGCGCCATGCTGGCCTCCCAAG AGACCAGTTCCTCGGCCACCAGCTACAGCTCCGAGTTCAGCAAGCGCCTCCTGAGCACCTACATCT GTAAAGTCCTGGGCAACCTGCAGCTGAACTTGCTGAGCAAGTCCAAGGTGTACGAGGACCCTGCTCTGAGCGCCATCTTCCTGCACAACAACTACAATTACATCCTCAAGGCCCTGGAGAA gTCTGAGCTGATCCAGCTGGTGGCCGTGACCCAGAAGACTGCCGAGCGCTCCTACCGCGAGCACGTCGAGCAGCAGATCCAGACTTACCAGCGCAG TTGGCTAAAGGTGACTGACTACATTGCTGAGAAGAATCTACCTGTGTTCCAACCCGGAGTCAAG CTTCGCGACAAGGAGCGGCAGATGATCAAGGAGCGTTTTAAG GGCTTCAACGATGGCCTGGAAGAACTGTGCAAGATACAGAAGGCCTGGGCTATTCCCGACACGGAGCAAAGGGACAAGATCCGCCAAGCCCAGAAAAACATTGTTAAGGAGACCTACGGGGCCTTTCTGCACAG GTATGGCAGCGTGCCCTTCACCAAGAATCCTGAGAAGTACATCAAGTACCGTGTAGAGCAGGTGGGCGACATGATCGATCGCCTCTTCGACACCTCCGCctga
- the EXOC7 gene encoding exocyst complex component 7 isoform X4, producing the protein MIPPQEASARRREIEDKLKQEEETLSFIRDSLEKSDQLTKNMVSILSSFESRLMKLENSIIPVHKQTETLQRLQENVEKTLSCLDHVISYYHVASDTEKIIREGPTGRLEEYLGSMAKIQKAVEYFQDNSPDSPELNKVKLLFERGKESLESEFRSLMTRHSKVVSPVLLVDLISGEDDLEVQEEAPLEHLPESVLQDVIRISRWLVEYGRNQDFMNVYYQIRSSQLDRSIKGLKEHFRKSSSSSGVPYSPAVPNKRKDTPTKKPVKRPGTIRKAQNLLKQYSQHGLDGKKGGSNLIPLEGHEHDFRVKHLSEALNDKHGPLAGRDDMLDVETDAYIHCVSAFVKLAQSEYQLLTDVIPEHHQKKTFDSLIQDALDGLMLEGENIVAAARKAIIRHDFSAVLTVFPILRHLKQTKPEFDQVLQGTAAGTKNKLPGLITAMETVGAKALEDFADNIKNDPDKEYNMPKDGTVHELTSNAILFLQQLLDFQETAGAMLASQETSSSATSYSSEFSKRLLSTYICKVLGNLQLNLLSKSKVYEDPALSAIFLHNNYNYILKALEKSELIQLVAVTQKTAERSYREHVEQQIQTYQRSWLKVTDYIAEKNLPVFQPGVKLRDKERQMIKERFKGFNDGLEELCKIQKAWAIPDTEQRDKIRQAQKNIVKETYGAFLHRYGSVPFTKNPEKYIKYRVEQVGDMIDRLFDTSA; encoded by the exons ATGATTCCCCCGCAGGAGGCGTCCGCCCGGCGGCGGGAGATCGAGGACAAGCTGAAGCAg GAGGAGGAGACGCTGTCCTTCATCCGAGACAGCCTGGAGAAGAGCGACCAGCTCACCAAGAACATG GTGTCTATCCTGTCATCCTTTGAGAGTCGCCTTATGAAGCTGGAGAACTCCATCATCCCTGTGCACAAACAGACGGAGACCCTGCAGCGGCTGCAGGAGAATGTTGAGAAGACTCTGTCCTGTCTGGACCACGTTATCAGCTACTACCATGTGGCCAGTGACACCGAGAAGATCATCAGGGAGGG CCCCACAGGTAGACTGGAAGAGTACCTGGGAAGCATGGCCAAGATTCAGAAGGCTGTGGAGTATTTCCAGGACAACAGCCCAGACAGCCCAGAGCTCAACAAAGTG AAACTGCTGTTTGAGCGGGGGAAGGAGTCGCTGGAGTCCGAGTTCCGCAGCCTGATGACCCGGCACAGCAAGGTCGTGTCCCCTGTGCTCCTCGTGGATCTGATCAGCGGTGAGGACGACCTGGAAGTACAGGAGGAGGCGCCCCTAGAGCATCTGCCTGAGAGTGTGCTGCAGGACGTGATCCGCATCTCCCGCTGGCTGGTGGAATATGGCCGCAACCAAG ACTTCATGAACGTCTACTACCAGATCCGCTCCAGCCAGCTGGACCGCTCCATCAAAGGCCTGAAGGAGCACTTCCGGAAGAGCAGTTCTTCGTCTGGGGTCCCCTACTCCCCTGCTGTCCCCAACAAGAGGAAGGACACACCTACCAAGAAGCCGGTCAAGCGGCCAG GGACGATCCGTAAGGCTCAGAACCTTCTGAAACAGTATTCCCAGCATGGTCTAGATGGGAAAAAGGGGGGCTCTAACCTCATTCCTCTGGAAG GTCACGAGCATGATTTCCGAGTTAAGCACCTGTCCGAGGCCCTGAACGACAAGCACGGGCCACTGGCCG GGAGAGATGACATGCTGGACGTGGAGACCGACGCCTACATTCACTGCGTCAGTGCCTTTGTCAAGCTGGCCCAGAGCGAGTACCAGCTGCTGACGGACGTCATCCCTGAGCACCATCAGAAAAAGACCTTTGACTCTTTGATACag GATGCCCTGGACGGGCTGATGCTTGAAGGGGAGAACATTGTGGCTGCTGCCCGGAAGGCCATCATCCGACACGACTTCTCGGCCGTGCTTACCGTCTTCCCCATCCTGCGGCACCTCAAGCAGACCAAGCCTGAGTTTGACCAGGTGCTCCAG GGGACGGCCGCCGGCACCAAGAACAAGCTGCCCGGCCTCATCACCGCCATGGAGACCGTTGGAGCCAAAGCGCTGGAGGACTTCGCTGACAACATCAAg AACGACCCGGACAAGGAGTACAACATGCCCAAGGACGGCACTGTGCACGAGCTCACGAGCAAC GCTATCCTCTTCCTGCAGCAGCTCCTGGACTTCCAGGAGACGGCGGGCGCCATGCTGGCCTCCCAAG AGACCAGTTCCTCGGCCACCAGCTACAGCTCCGAGTTCAGCAAGCGCCTCCTGAGCACCTACATCT GTAAAGTCCTGGGCAACCTGCAGCTGAACTTGCTGAGCAAGTCCAAGGTGTACGAGGACCCTGCTCTGAGCGCCATCTTCCTGCACAACAACTACAATTACATCCTCAAGGCCCTGGAGAA gTCTGAGCTGATCCAGCTGGTGGCCGTGACCCAGAAGACTGCCGAGCGCTCCTACCGCGAGCACGTCGAGCAGCAGATCCAGACTTACCAGCGCAG TTGGCTAAAGGTGACTGACTACATTGCTGAGAAGAATCTACCTGTGTTCCAACCCGGAGTCAAG CTTCGCGACAAGGAGCGGCAGATGATCAAGGAGCGTTTTAAG GGCTTCAACGATGGCCTGGAAGAACTGTGCAAGATACAGAAGGCCTGGGCTATTCCCGACACGGAGCAAAGGGACAAGATCCGCCAAGCCCAGAAAAACATTGTTAAGGAGACCTACGGGGCCTTTCTGCACAG GTATGGCAGCGTGCCCTTCACCAAGAATCCTGAGAAGTACATCAAGTACCGTGTAGAGCAGGTGGGCGACATGATCGATCGCCTCTTCGACACCTCCGCctga
- the EXOC7 gene encoding exocyst complex component 7 isoform X3, producing the protein MIPPQEASARRREIEDKLKQEEETLSFIRDSLEKSDQLTKNMVSILSSFESRLMKLENSIIPVHKQTETLQRLQENVEKTLSCLDHVISYYHVASDTEKIIREGPTGRLEEYLGSMAKIQKAVEYFQDNSPDSPELNKVKLLFERGKESLESEFRSLMTRHSKVVSPVLLVDLISGEDDLEVQEEAPLEHLPESVLQDVIRISRWLVEYGRNQDFMNVYYQIRSSQLDRSIKGLKEHFRKSSSSSGVPYSPAVPNKRKDTPTKKPVKRPGTIRKAQNLLKQYSQHGLDGKKGGSNLIPLEGHEHDFRVKHLSEALNDKHGPLAGRDDMLDVETDAYIHCVSAFVKLAQSEYQLLTDVIPEHHQKKTFDSLIQDALDGLMLEGENIVAAARKAIIRHDFSAVLTVFPILRHLKQTKPEFDQVLQGTAAGTKNKLPGLITAMETVGAKALEDFADNIKNDPDKEYNMPKDGTVHELTSNAILFLQQLLDFQETAGAMLASQVLGDTYNIPLDPRETSSSATSYSSEFSKRLLSTYICKVLGNLQLNLLSKSKVYEDPALSAIFLHNNYNYILKALEKSELIQLVAVTQKTAERSYREHVEQQIQTYQRSWLKVTDYIAEKNLPVFQPGVKLRDKERQMIKERFKGFNDGLEELCKIQKAWAIPDTEQRDKIRQAQKNIVKETYGAFLHRYGSVPFTKNPEKYIKYRVEQVGDMIDRLFDTSA; encoded by the exons ATGATTCCCCCGCAGGAGGCGTCCGCCCGGCGGCGGGAGATCGAGGACAAGCTGAAGCAg GAGGAGGAGACGCTGTCCTTCATCCGAGACAGCCTGGAGAAGAGCGACCAGCTCACCAAGAACATG GTGTCTATCCTGTCATCCTTTGAGAGTCGCCTTATGAAGCTGGAGAACTCCATCATCCCTGTGCACAAACAGACGGAGACCCTGCAGCGGCTGCAGGAGAATGTTGAGAAGACTCTGTCCTGTCTGGACCACGTTATCAGCTACTACCATGTGGCCAGTGACACCGAGAAGATCATCAGGGAGGG CCCCACAGGTAGACTGGAAGAGTACCTGGGAAGCATGGCCAAGATTCAGAAGGCTGTGGAGTATTTCCAGGACAACAGCCCAGACAGCCCAGAGCTCAACAAAGTG AAACTGCTGTTTGAGCGGGGGAAGGAGTCGCTGGAGTCCGAGTTCCGCAGCCTGATGACCCGGCACAGCAAGGTCGTGTCCCCTGTGCTCCTCGTGGATCTGATCAGCGGTGAGGACGACCTGGAAGTACAGGAGGAGGCGCCCCTAGAGCATCTGCCTGAGAGTGTGCTGCAGGACGTGATCCGCATCTCCCGCTGGCTGGTGGAATATGGCCGCAACCAAG ACTTCATGAACGTCTACTACCAGATCCGCTCCAGCCAGCTGGACCGCTCCATCAAAGGCCTGAAGGAGCACTTCCGGAAGAGCAGTTCTTCGTCTGGGGTCCCCTACTCCCCTGCTGTCCCCAACAAGAGGAAGGACACACCTACCAAGAAGCCGGTCAAGCGGCCAG GGACGATCCGTAAGGCTCAGAACCTTCTGAAACAGTATTCCCAGCATGGTCTAGATGGGAAAAAGGGGGGCTCTAACCTCATTCCTCTGGAAG GTCACGAGCATGATTTCCGAGTTAAGCACCTGTCCGAGGCCCTGAACGACAAGCACGGGCCACTGGCCG GGAGAGATGACATGCTGGACGTGGAGACCGACGCCTACATTCACTGCGTCAGTGCCTTTGTCAAGCTGGCCCAGAGCGAGTACCAGCTGCTGACGGACGTCATCCCTGAGCACCATCAGAAAAAGACCTTTGACTCTTTGATACag GATGCCCTGGACGGGCTGATGCTTGAAGGGGAGAACATTGTGGCTGCTGCCCGGAAGGCCATCATCCGACACGACTTCTCGGCCGTGCTTACCGTCTTCCCCATCCTGCGGCACCTCAAGCAGACCAAGCCTGAGTTTGACCAGGTGCTCCAG GGGACGGCCGCCGGCACCAAGAACAAGCTGCCCGGCCTCATCACCGCCATGGAGACCGTTGGAGCCAAAGCGCTGGAGGACTTCGCTGACAACATCAAg AACGACCCGGACAAGGAGTACAACATGCCCAAGGACGGCACTGTGCACGAGCTCACGAGCAAC GCTATCCTCTTCCTGCAGCAGCTCCTGGACTTCCAGGAGACGGCGGGCGCCATGCTGGCCTCCCAAG TTCTTGGGGACACATACAATATTCCTTTAGACCCCCGAG AGACCAGTTCCTCGGCCACCAGCTACAGCTCCGAGTTCAGCAAGCGCCTCCTGAGCACCTACATCT GTAAAGTCCTGGGCAACCTGCAGCTGAACTTGCTGAGCAAGTCCAAGGTGTACGAGGACCCTGCTCTGAGCGCCATCTTCCTGCACAACAACTACAATTACATCCTCAAGGCCCTGGAGAA gTCTGAGCTGATCCAGCTGGTGGCCGTGACCCAGAAGACTGCCGAGCGCTCCTACCGCGAGCACGTCGAGCAGCAGATCCAGACTTACCAGCGCAG TTGGCTAAAGGTGACTGACTACATTGCTGAGAAGAATCTACCTGTGTTCCAACCCGGAGTCAAG CTTCGCGACAAGGAGCGGCAGATGATCAAGGAGCGTTTTAAG GGCTTCAACGATGGCCTGGAAGAACTGTGCAAGATACAGAAGGCCTGGGCTATTCCCGACACGGAGCAAAGGGACAAGATCCGCCAAGCCCAGAAAAACATTGTTAAGGAGACCTACGGGGCCTTTCTGCACAG GTATGGCAGCGTGCCCTTCACCAAGAATCCTGAGAAGTACATCAAGTACCGTGTAGAGCAGGTGGGCGACATGATCGATCGCCTCTTCGACACCTCCGCctga
- the EXOC7 gene encoding exocyst complex component 7 isoform X9 has translation MIPPQEASARRREIEDKLKQEEETLSFIRDSLEKSDQLTKNMVSILSSFESRLMKLENSIIPVHKQTETLQRLQENVEKTLSCLDHVISYYHVASDTEKIIREGPTGRLEEYLGSMAKIQKAVEYFQDNSPDSPELNKVKLLFERGKESLESEFRSLMTRHSKVVSPVLLVDLISGEDDLEVQEEAPLEHLPESVLQDVIRISRWLVEYGRNQDFMNVYYQIRSSQLDRSIKGLKEHFRKSSSSSGVPYSPAVPNKRKDTPTKKPVKRPGRDDMLDVETDAYIHCVSAFVKLAQSEYQLLTDVIPEHHQKKTFDSLIQDALDGLMLEGENIVAAARKAIIRHDFSAVLTVFPILRHLKQTKPEFDQVLQGTAAGTKNKLPGLITAMETVGAKALEDFADNIKNDPDKEYNMPKDGTVHELTSNAILFLQQLLDFQETAGAMLASQVLGDTYNIPLDPRETSSSATSYSSEFSKRLLSTYICKVLGNLQLNLLSKSKVYEDPALSAIFLHNNYNYILKALEKSELIQLVAVTQKTAERSYREHVEQQIQTYQRSWLKVTDYIAEKNLPVFQPGVKLRDKERQMIKERFKGFNDGLEELCKIQKAWAIPDTEQRDKIRQAQKNIVKETYGAFLHRYGSVPFTKNPEKYIKYRVEQVGDMIDRLFDTSA, from the exons ATGATTCCCCCGCAGGAGGCGTCCGCCCGGCGGCGGGAGATCGAGGACAAGCTGAAGCAg GAGGAGGAGACGCTGTCCTTCATCCGAGACAGCCTGGAGAAGAGCGACCAGCTCACCAAGAACATG GTGTCTATCCTGTCATCCTTTGAGAGTCGCCTTATGAAGCTGGAGAACTCCATCATCCCTGTGCACAAACAGACGGAGACCCTGCAGCGGCTGCAGGAGAATGTTGAGAAGACTCTGTCCTGTCTGGACCACGTTATCAGCTACTACCATGTGGCCAGTGACACCGAGAAGATCATCAGGGAGGG CCCCACAGGTAGACTGGAAGAGTACCTGGGAAGCATGGCCAAGATTCAGAAGGCTGTGGAGTATTTCCAGGACAACAGCCCAGACAGCCCAGAGCTCAACAAAGTG AAACTGCTGTTTGAGCGGGGGAAGGAGTCGCTGGAGTCCGAGTTCCGCAGCCTGATGACCCGGCACAGCAAGGTCGTGTCCCCTGTGCTCCTCGTGGATCTGATCAGCGGTGAGGACGACCTGGAAGTACAGGAGGAGGCGCCCCTAGAGCATCTGCCTGAGAGTGTGCTGCAGGACGTGATCCGCATCTCCCGCTGGCTGGTGGAATATGGCCGCAACCAAG ACTTCATGAACGTCTACTACCAGATCCGCTCCAGCCAGCTGGACCGCTCCATCAAAGGCCTGAAGGAGCACTTCCGGAAGAGCAGTTCTTCGTCTGGGGTCCCCTACTCCCCTGCTGTCCCCAACAAGAGGAAGGACACACCTACCAAGAAGCCGGTCAAGCGGCCAG GGAGAGATGACATGCTGGACGTGGAGACCGACGCCTACATTCACTGCGTCAGTGCCTTTGTCAAGCTGGCCCAGAGCGAGTACCAGCTGCTGACGGACGTCATCCCTGAGCACCATCAGAAAAAGACCTTTGACTCTTTGATACag GATGCCCTGGACGGGCTGATGCTTGAAGGGGAGAACATTGTGGCTGCTGCCCGGAAGGCCATCATCCGACACGACTTCTCGGCCGTGCTTACCGTCTTCCCCATCCTGCGGCACCTCAAGCAGACCAAGCCTGAGTTTGACCAGGTGCTCCAG GGGACGGCCGCCGGCACCAAGAACAAGCTGCCCGGCCTCATCACCGCCATGGAGACCGTTGGAGCCAAAGCGCTGGAGGACTTCGCTGACAACATCAAg AACGACCCGGACAAGGAGTACAACATGCCCAAGGACGGCACTGTGCACGAGCTCACGAGCAAC GCTATCCTCTTCCTGCAGCAGCTCCTGGACTTCCAGGAGACGGCGGGCGCCATGCTGGCCTCCCAAG TTCTTGGGGACACATACAATATTCCTTTAGACCCCCGAG AGACCAGTTCCTCGGCCACCAGCTACAGCTCCGAGTTCAGCAAGCGCCTCCTGAGCACCTACATCT GTAAAGTCCTGGGCAACCTGCAGCTGAACTTGCTGAGCAAGTCCAAGGTGTACGAGGACCCTGCTCTGAGCGCCATCTTCCTGCACAACAACTACAATTACATCCTCAAGGCCCTGGAGAA gTCTGAGCTGATCCAGCTGGTGGCCGTGACCCAGAAGACTGCCGAGCGCTCCTACCGCGAGCACGTCGAGCAGCAGATCCAGACTTACCAGCGCAG TTGGCTAAAGGTGACTGACTACATTGCTGAGAAGAATCTACCTGTGTTCCAACCCGGAGTCAAG CTTCGCGACAAGGAGCGGCAGATGATCAAGGAGCGTTTTAAG GGCTTCAACGATGGCCTGGAAGAACTGTGCAAGATACAGAAGGCCTGGGCTATTCCCGACACGGAGCAAAGGGACAAGATCCGCCAAGCCCAGAAAAACATTGTTAAGGAGACCTACGGGGCCTTTCTGCACAG GTATGGCAGCGTGCCCTTCACCAAGAATCCTGAGAAGTACATCAAGTACCGTGTAGAGCAGGTGGGCGACATGATCGATCGCCTCTTCGACACCTCCGCctga